One genomic segment of Oscillatoria salina IIICB1 includes these proteins:
- a CDS encoding DUF4058 family protein, with amino-acid sequence MPLPFPGMNPYLEQPGIWQGIHKWLIVAIADVINPQLRPQYRAAIEERVYENKDDNSVLVGIPDDVIIQTAETTTKSSKSSQTNVAVAAPPTQPVTVTIPLPETVKEWYLEVRAVGSGKVITVIEILSPKNKRAGEGRNQYERKRQKILGSSTHLIEIDLLRGGKEMPMDSKGIKTDYRILVSRSQTRPSADLYAFNLQSEIPIFPLPLAGEDPEPKINLQELLHQAYDRGSYDLVVDYTKEPAPALLEADAAWAAQLLAQQGLSTDN; translated from the coding sequence ATGCCTTTACCATTCCCAGGAATGAATCCTTATTTAGAGCAACCCGGAATTTGGCAAGGAATACACAAATGGTTAATTGTAGCAATTGCTGATGTAATTAATCCTCAATTACGTCCTCAATATCGAGCGGCAATTGAAGAGCGAGTTTATGAAAATAAAGATGATAATTCAGTGCTAGTAGGTATTCCTGATGATGTGATTATTCAAACTGCGGAAACAACCACTAAATCGAGTAAATCTAGTCAAACTAACGTGGCTGTGGCTGCACCTCCAACGCAACCCGTAACAGTAACTATTCCCTTACCCGAAACTGTGAAAGAATGGTATTTAGAAGTACGAGCAGTGGGCAGTGGTAAAGTTATTACAGTAATTGAAATTTTGTCTCCGAAAAATAAACGAGCGGGAGAAGGGAGAAATCAATATGAAAGGAAACGGCAAAAAATCTTGGGTAGTTCAACTCATTTGATTGAGATAGATTTACTGCGCGGTGGGAAAGAAATGCCGATGGATAGTAAAGGAATCAAAACTGATTATCGTATTTTAGTAAGTCGGAGTCAAACCCGCCCAAGTGCCGATTTGTATGCGTTTAACTTACAATCTGAAATTCCAATTTTCCCTTTACCATTAGCAGGAGAAGATCCAGAGCCAAAGATTAATTTACAAGAGTTATTACATCAAGCATACGATCGCGGCAGCTACGATCTCGTTGTCGATTATACGAAAGAGCCAGCACCAGCTTTGTTAGAAGCAGATGCAGCTTGGGCGGCTCAGTTGTTGGCACAACAAGGTTTAAGCACTGATAATTAA
- a CDS encoding DUF4058 family protein, with translation MPSPFPGMNPYLENPATWSDVHNRLINNLANSLSSKLRPKYYIAVEERIYETSGEESTLIGISDDLVIQTQTNKSINSNLAVVNPTTKPITVKVPLTLTQKEAYLEIREVATRQVITTIEILSPKNKASGEGRQKYETKRQKIFASLTNLVEIDLLRQGRYLPFYGTEVASDYRILISRSNTRPNADLYAFNLPEKIPSFPLPLRSEDVEPVVELSKLVDEVYDLGSFDLRIDYSRPPVPSLSAEYSVWANDLLQKQGLR, from the coding sequence GTGCCTTCACCATTTCCAGGAATGAATCCTTATTTAGAAAATCCGGCAACTTGGTCAGATGTTCATAATCGACTAATTAATAATTTGGCTAATTCTCTGAGTAGTAAATTACGCCCTAAATACTATATTGCTGTAGAAGAAAGAATTTATGAAACGAGTGGCGAAGAATCGACACTTATTGGCATTTCCGATGATTTAGTAATCCAAACTCAAACAAATAAATCAATTAATTCAAATCTGGCAGTTGTTAATCCGACGACAAAACCAATAACTGTAAAAGTTCCTTTAACTTTAACGCAAAAAGAAGCTTATTTAGAAATAAGAGAAGTTGCCACAAGACAAGTTATTACAACCATTGAAATTCTTTCTCCCAAAAATAAAGCTTCTGGTGAAGGTCGTCAAAAATATGAAACCAAACGCCAAAAAATTTTCGCAAGTTTAACTAATTTAGTAGAAATAGATTTACTTCGTCAAGGACGTTATTTACCTTTTTATGGCACAGAAGTAGCAAGTGATTATCGAATTCTCATTAGTCGGAGTAACACTCGCCCTAACGCTGACTTGTATGCTTTCAATTTACCAGAAAAAATACCTTCATTTCCCTTACCTTTGCGTTCAGAAGATGTAGAACCAGTGGTAGAATTATCAAAGCTAGTTGATGAAGTGTACGACTTGGGCAGTTTCGATTTAAGAATAGATTATAGTCGCCCACCTGTACCCTCTTTATCCGCAGAATATTCAGTTTGGGCTAATGATTTGTTACAGAAACAAGGTTTACGATAA
- a CDS encoding MBL fold metallo-hydrolase has translation MATQEKKRPQNIAGNFYVDSTCIDCDTCRWMTPEVFNRQEGQSAVYHQPESEKERLRALQALLSCPTASIGTVDKPKDIKAAQTSIPILIAENVYHCGYHSESSFGAASYLIQRSEGNILVDSPRFTPPLVKQLERMGGVKYMYLTHRDDIADHRKFREHFNCDRILHQDEISSQTQDIEIQLQGLDPVKIAPDLLIIPVPGHTKGHTVLLYQDKFLFTGDHLAWSDHLQQLIAFRNHCWYSWSVLVKSMHELANYSFEWVLPGHGRRYHADTATMQQKMQELLNWMETA, from the coding sequence ATGGCTACCCAAGAGAAAAAACGCCCCCAAAATATTGCGGGGAATTTTTACGTCGATAGTACCTGCATCGACTGCGATACCTGTCGTTGGATGACACCAGAAGTATTTAATCGACAGGAGGGACAATCAGCAGTATATCATCAACCAGAATCGGAAAAAGAGCGTTTACGTGCCTTGCAAGCGCTTTTATCTTGTCCAACTGCATCTATCGGTACAGTAGACAAACCAAAAGATATCAAAGCAGCCCAGACAAGTATACCAATTTTAATCGCCGAGAACGTCTATCATTGCGGTTATCATTCAGAAAGTTCTTTTGGTGCAGCGAGTTACTTAATTCAACGCTCTGAAGGTAACATTTTAGTGGATTCTCCTCGTTTTACGCCACCCCTGGTAAAACAACTCGAAAGGATGGGAGGGGTAAAGTATATGTACTTAACTCATCGAGATGACATTGCCGATCATCGCAAATTCAGAGAACATTTTAACTGCGATCGCATCCTCCATCAAGACGAAATTTCCTCTCAAACTCAGGACATCGAAATTCAACTTCAAGGACTAGATCCGGTTAAAATAGCACCAGATTTATTAATTATCCCCGTTCCCGGTCACACCAAAGGTCACACTGTCCTACTTTACCAGGATAAATTCCTCTTTACAGGCGATCATCTAGCTTGGTCAGATCATCTTCAGCAATTAATCGCTTTTCGCAATCATTGCTGGTATTCTTGGTCAGTATTAGTCAAATCAATGCACGAGCTAGCTAATTATAGCTTTGAATGGGTATTACCGGGTCACGGTCGCCGCTACCACGCTGATACAGCAACAATGCAGCAAAAAATGCAAGAATTACTTAATTGGATGGAAACTGCGTAA